CCTCTGCGGTGGATCAGTGGGCGACGCCGGCAGCGCCGTGCTCGTCGATCAACGCGCCGGTATTGAAACGGTCGATGGAGAAGGGCTTGGCGATCGGGTGCATCTCGCCCTTGGCGAGACTGGCCGCGAATACGTGCCCCGAGCCCGGCGTCGCCTTGAAGCCCCCGGTGCCCCAGCCGCAGTTGAAGTACAGTCCCTTGACCTTGGTCTTCGAGAGGATCGGGCAGGCATCGGGACAGGTATCGACGATACCGCCCCACTGACGGTTCATGCGCACCCGCGAGAAGATCGGGAACATCTCGACGATCGCCTGCAGGGTGTGCTCCACGGTCGGGTAGCTGCCGCGCTGCCCATAGCCGTTGTAGCCGTCGATGCCGGCACCGATCACCAGGTCGCCCTTGTCGGACTGGCTGATATAGCCGTGAACGTGGTTCGACATCACCACGGTATCGAGGACCGGCTTGATCGGTTCGGAGACCAGCGCCTGAAGCGGGTGTGATTCCAGTGGCAGCTTGATGCCGGCCATCTTCGCCATCACCCCGGAGTTGCCGGCAGTGACGCAGCCGACGGTCTTGGCTTCGATGTCACCGCGATTGGTGTGCACCCCGTAGACTTGGCCATCGCGAATCTTGAAGCCGGTGACCTCGGTGTTCTGTAAAAGATCGACCCCCAGGGCATCGGCGGCGCGCGCATAGCCCCAGGCCACCGCGTCATGGCGGGCCACGCCAGCGCGCGGCTGCCAGGAGGCCCCCATCACCGGATAGCGAGCATTCTTGGAGCAGTCCATGATCGGCACCAACTCCTGCACGCCCTTGGCGTCAAGCACCTCGCCATCGATGCCGTTGAGGCGGTTGGCGTTGACCCGACGCTGGATGTCACGCATGTCTTGCAGGGTGTGGCCCACGTTCAACACGCCACGCTGGGAGAACATCACGTTGTAGTTGATGTCCTGGGAAAGCCCCTCCCACAGTTTCATGGCGTGCTCATAGAGCGCCGCCGACTCGTCCCACAGGTAGTTGGAACGCACGATGGTGGTGTTGCGGGCAGTATTTCCGCCCCCCAGCCAGCCTTTCTCGATCACCGCGACGTTGGTGATGCCGTGCTCCTTGGCCAGGTAGTAGGCAGTGGCCAGGCCATGGCCACCGCCGCCGACGATGATGACGTCATACGCTTTCTTGGGCGTGGGGTTTCGCCACTGGCGCTGCCAGTTCTCGTGGTGGCTCAGCGCGTGCTTGACCAACCCGAAGCCTGAATATCGTTGCATGGAATCTTCTCCTCGAAGGGGCCCCGCCGCTAAAGCGGCGGGAATCGGGCTCACGCGTAAGCCGTCTCGGCAGCGTCGACGGCTTGGCCATAGACCGGGTGGCGAGCGCACAGCTCGGCCACCTTGCCACGAACCTCGGACTCGGCCTCGGTGGTATCGCCACCTTCGGCCAGGGTGTCGAGCAGGTCGCAAATCCAACCGGCCAAGGCCTCGCAGTCGGCCTGGTCGAAGCCACGGGTGGTCACCGCCGGGGTGCCAATGCGCAGGCCCGAGGTCACGAAGGGACTCTGGGGGTCATTGGGCACGGCGTTCTTATTGACCGTGATGTGGGCGCGGCCCAGAGCGGCATCCGCATCCTTGCCGGTCACCCCCTGCTTGATCAGCGACACCAGGAAGAGATGGTCGTCGGTGCCGCCGGAGACCACGTCGAAGCCGCGCTCGACGAAGACCTTGGCCATGGCCCGAGCGTTGTCGATCACCTCCGCCTGGTAGCGCACGAAGTCCTGGCTCATGGCCTCGCGGAAGGCCACCGCCTTGGCAGCGATGACGTGCATCAGCGGGCCGCCCTGCTGGCCCGGGAACACCGCGCCGTTGAGCTTCTTGTAGAGCGTCTCGTCACCGCTGGCGGAGAGGATCAGGCCACCACGCGGACCGCGCAGGGTCTTGTGGGTGGTAGTGGTCACCACATGGGCATGCGGCAGCGGGCTCGGGTAGTGGCCAGCGGCCACCAGGCCGGCGACATGGGCCATGTCGACCATCAGCCAGGCACCCACGGCGTCGGCGATGTTGCGGAAACGACGCCAGTTGATCACCCGGGAGTAGGCCGAGAAGCCGGCGATGATCAGTTTGGGCTGATGCTCGTGGGCGAGACGCTCTACCTCGTCGTAATCGATCTCGCCAGTGTCCGGGTTCAAGCCGTACTGGACGGCGTTGTAGTACTTACCGGAGAAGTTCGGCGCCGCACCATGGGTCAGGTGCCCACCGTGGGCCAGACTCATGCCCAGCACGGTGTCGCCAGGCGATACCAGAGCCATGAAAGCCGCCGCATTGGCCTGAGCGCCGGAATGGGGCTGGACGTTGGCAT
Above is a window of Halomonas sp. I5-271120 DNA encoding:
- a CDS encoding sarcosine oxidase subunit beta family protein, whose protein sequence is MQRYSGFGLVKHALSHHENWQRQWRNPTPKKAYDVIIVGGGGHGLATAYYLAKEHGITNVAVIEKGWLGGGNTARNTTIVRSNYLWDESAALYEHAMKLWEGLSQDINYNVMFSQRGVLNVGHTLQDMRDIQRRVNANRLNGIDGEVLDAKGVQELVPIMDCSKNARYPVMGASWQPRAGVARHDAVAWGYARAADALGVDLLQNTEVTGFKIRDGQVYGVHTNRGDIEAKTVGCVTAGNSGVMAKMAGIKLPLESHPLQALVSEPIKPVLDTVVMSNHVHGYISQSDKGDLVIGAGIDGYNGYGQRGSYPTVEHTLQAIVEMFPIFSRVRMNRQWGGIVDTCPDACPILSKTKVKGLYFNCGWGTGGFKATPGSGHVFAASLAKGEMHPIAKPFSIDRFNTGALIDEHGAAGVAH
- the glyA gene encoding serine hydroxymethyltransferase, yielding MNANNLTTTDPQIAAAIADEVVRQEAHIELIASENYASPQVMEAQGSQLTNKYAEGYPGKRYYGGCEHVDVVERLAIERACALFSANYANVQPHSGAQANAAAFMALVSPGDTVLGMSLAHGGHLTHGAAPNFSGKYYNAVQYGLNPDTGEIDYDEVERLAHEHQPKLIIAGFSAYSRVINWRRFRNIADAVGAWLMVDMAHVAGLVAAGHYPSPLPHAHVVTTTTHKTLRGPRGGLILSASGDETLYKKLNGAVFPGQQGGPLMHVIAAKAVAFREAMSQDFVRYQAEVIDNARAMAKVFVERGFDVVSGGTDDHLFLVSLIKQGVTGKDADAALGRAHITVNKNAVPNDPQSPFVTSGLRIGTPAVTTRGFDQADCEALAGWICDLLDTLAEGGDTTEAESEVRGKVAELCARHPVYGQAVDAAETAYA